Genomic segment of Phreatobacter oligotrophus:
GCCCCAGAGGAACCCCTCGATCGTGTCGCGCGGCAGGGTGTGGAAGCCGATGGCCGGCGCGACCACCGACAGGATGGCGTGGGTCAGCGCCAGGGTCCAGAAGACGCGGCCGCCATGCCGCGCCAGCAGCGCTGCCAGCGAGGCCTGCGGCACCACCGCGGCGAGCTGCGGCTCCGAGCGCCAGAGAACGGGAGAAAGGGACAACGGGGTGGCTGCCAGAGGAAGGAACAGGCGATCGTCCATATGGTTATTCGATACCTCGTTCAATCATTCGGACGAGAAGGATGAGCGACATTTGGACGCCCATCTCATCGCGTCGGAGTTCAGTGCTTGACACTTGAATCATCTCGCGATCAGCGGGGGTACCGTCCGGAGGTCCCGCCAGGAATCGAAGCGGACCTGCATGTCTGGCGGGGGCTGGGGCTCTGCGAGCGGTTTGGCACGGATGCCGAGATCGTTGAGCCCAAGCCGGCCGACGGCGGCGAGCAGGGTGAAGGCCGCTACCGCCCGGTCGCCTGTCGCCTGGGCCAGGCGCGCACGAGCCGCCACTGCGTCCTGCTGCGCATTCAGCAGCTCCGTCACGGTCCTGATCCCTTGCTCGAGCTGCCTGCGGATGCCCTCGACGGTCGCTTCACCGGCGCGCACCTCCTCGCTTGCCGCGCGGATGGCGATGCCGGCCGTGTCGAAGCCCACGCGGGCGCCATAGGCTGCCGAGCGGGCCTGGAGACGGGCACTGTCGAGCTGCAACAGCGCGACCCCTACCAGCTCCCGGTTCTGCCGGACCTGCGCCTCCGGTCCGCCGCCGGCATAAAGGGGCACGGTGACGCGGCCGACAACCTGCAGGCTATCGACGCGGCGTGTGCTGCTGTCGGTGTCATAGTCGCGCGCCGCCTGGCCCTGCACGCCGACCTGCGGGAGCATCTGGCCCTGCGCAACGCGCACAGCGGCATCTGCGGCCTTTACGGCTTCGGCCGCGGCGAGCACGGCTGGATTGTCGTGCCCCGCCTTGTCGCGCGCGATGTCCCGGCTCGCCGGCAGCAGGCGATCGACGACGGGCGTGGGGCGCAGGCGTTCGCCCGCGGGCGCGCCGACAAGCTTGGCAAAGCGGTCGCGGGCAATGACGAGATCGGCCTGCACCGCATTGAGGTCGGACAGGCCGCGGGCGAGACGGGCTTCGGCCTGCGTCACGTCGGTGGGCGTGGCGACACCGGCGGCGAGCCGGGTGCGGATGGTGGAGAGCGTCGTCGTCAGGAACTGCACGTTCTTCTGCTGCACCTCGACCAGGGCAAGGCCGGTGCGCACGGCGATGAAGGTGGTGGCGACGTCGAGCAGCACGGACTGTTCGGTCGCCCGCAGCTGGAAGCGCTGGGCGGCCGTCAGCCGTTCGGCCTGCACGACGTTGTTCTGGGTGCGCCAGCCGTCGAACAGGGTCTGCGTCGCTGTCAGGGCCACGCCACGCTGGGCGAGGGTGGAGCCGCCGAAGGGCGTGTCGGCGCCGCGCAGCAGCGAGCGGGTGGCGAGCACGCCGGCATAGGCCGTGGCGCTGACCTGCGGCAGCATGGCGGCGCGGGCCTGGGGCTCGGCTTCGCGGACGGCGCGGACCTGGGCGCGCTGCGCCTGGATGTCCGGGTTGATGCGCCAGGCGCGGATCATGGCCTCCTCCAGCGAGGAGACGGTGGCGGTGCGCGGCGCCCGCTCGGTGGCCCCGGCCGGCATCGCGAAACCGACGAGAAGGCCGAGGGCCGGCGCCACGCGGCGCGCTGAGACGAGGAACCGGACCATCGCTGGAGACCATCCCGGGAGAACGGATGAAGGCCGACGCTATAGCCACCCCAAGCTGACAATGCGCTGACTCCCCCCGTCAGGCCGGTGTCAGGTGACGGAGAGTAAGACAGCGCTTCCCTCGTGCGCCCGCGGCGCGCTCCTCTCCTGTCCGGCTCCCCCATGACCCACGTCCAGAAGTCCCCGCGATCCCGGCGCCTCGTCATCGTCGCCGTCGCGGTGCTCGCCCTCGCAGGCATCGGCGGATGGATCGGCTATCCGCTCATGGCGCCGCTCTGGGCCGCCCGCGAGCCCGCGGCCGCAGCCGCCGCCCAGGGCCCCCGTGGCCCCGCCTCCGCCCCGGCAGCGCCGCAGGACGTCGCCCTCTCCGACCAGGAGCTGCGCAGCCTCACCATCGAGGCGATCGCCATGCGCTCCTTCCGGCCGCGCATCGTCACCGAGGGCAAGATCGCCACCGACGAGGACCGCGCCAGCCCGGTCTTCTCGCCCTATGCCGGCAAGATCGTGCGCATCCTCGCCGCCCCCGGCGACATCGTCCGCCAGGGCCAGGTGCTCTTCATCATCGAGGCGACCGACATGGTCGCGGCGCAGAACGACTTCGTCGCCGCCGTGTCGAACCTCGAGAAGGCGCGCACCGCGCTGCGCCTCGCCGAGATCAACGAGCGCCGCCAGCGCGACCTCTACCAGGGCCGCGCCGCGCCGCTGCGCGACCTCGAACAGGCCCAGGCGGACCTGAAGGGCGCGCAGGCCGACGAGCGCTCGGCCATCGCCGCCCAGCTCGCGGTCGAGAACCGCCTGCGCATCCTCGGAAAGACCGACGCCGACCTCGCCCAGCTGCGCGAGCGCGGCACGATCAGCTCGGAGACGCCGATCCTCGCGCCGACCGCCGGCCTCATCGCCCAGCGCAAGATCGGCCCCGGCCAGTTCGTCCAGGGCGGTGGCGGCGACCCGCTCTTCCTCGTCGACGACACCGCCCATGTCTGGCTCGTCGCCTATGTCCGGGAGGGCGACACGGCCGCCATCGACATCGGCGACGAGGTGGCCTTCCAGGTCCTGTCCATGCCGGGACAGACCTTCACCGGCACGGTGAACCACGTCTCCAGCATCATCGACCCGGCGACGCGGCGGCTTTTCCTGCGCGCCAGCATCCCCAATCCGCGCGGCCTGCTGAAGCGCGAGATGTTCGCTTCCGTGACCATCTTCACCGAGAAGGGCAGCGACTGGCCGGCCGTGCCGCGCCGCGCCGTCATCCGCCAGGGCGCCGACGCGCATGTCTGGGTGGTGAACGAGGCTGGCCGTGCCGCCATCCGCGCGATCAGGACCGGCCTCGTCCAGGACGGCTTCGTCCAGGTCACCGACGGGCTGGCGGCCGGCGAGCGTGTCGTCGTCCAGGGCAGCCTCTTCCTCGACCAGATGGTCGCGGACGGCCGCTGAGGATCGCAGCGATGAACGCCGTCGTCTCCTTCGCCCTCGATCGTCGCGTCCTGGTGGTGCTCGCCTTCCTGCTGGTTCTGGCGGGCGGCGGCGTCGCCTTCACCAAGCTCAACATCGAGGCCTATCCCGACCCCGTCCCGCCGCTGGTCGACATCATCACCCAGTCGCCGGGCCTCTCGGCCGAGGAGGTCGAGCGCTACATCACCATGCCCATCGAGAACCAGATGGCCGGCGTGCCCAACATGAAGGTGCTGCGCACGACCTCGGTCTTCGGCCTCTCCGATGTCAAGCTGCAGTTCACCTACGACTACACTTACGACCAGGCGCTGCAGCAGGTGCTGAACCGGCTGGCGCAGCTTCCGACCCTGCCGGGCAACGTCCAGCCGCAGATCTCGCCGCTGAGCCCGATCGGCGAGATCTTCCGCTACCGTGTCGTCGGCCCGCCCGGCTATTCGCTCACCGACCTGCGCACCATCCAGGACTGGATCCTCTCCCGCCGCTTCAAGGCGGTGGCCGGCGTCATCGACGTGACCGGCTGGGGCGGCACCTCCAAGACCTACGAGGTCACCGTCGATTTCCAGAAGATGATGGCGGCCGGCCTCACCCTGCCGCAGATCATGCAGGCGCTGCAGAACGCCAACATCAATGTCGGCGGCAACACCATCGAGATCGGCCCGCAGGCGGGCGTCGTGCGCGGCGTCGGCCTGATCCGCTCGACCGACGACATCGAGGCGACGCTGCTGACCCAGTCCGCCGGCACGCCGGTGCGCATCCGCGACATCGCCACCGTCACGGTCGGTCACCTGCCCCGGCTCGGCATCGCCGGCATGAACGAGATCGACGACGTCGTGCAGGGCATCGTGCTCATGCGCCGCGGCGAGAAGAGCATGCCGACGCTGGAGCGGGTCGAGGCCGAGGTCCACCGCATCAATGCCGGCGGCGTGCTGCCGCCCGGCGTCAGGATCGAGCGGCTCTACGACCGCAAGGAGCTCATCTCCATCACCACCCACACGGTGATGCACTCGCTCGTCTTCGGCGTGCTCTTCGTCTTCCTCGTGCAGTGGATCTTCCTCGGCAATCTGCGCAGCGCCATCATCGTCTCGGCGACGATCCCCTTCGCGCTCTTCACCGCCGTCATCATCATGGTGCTGCGCGGGGAATCCGCGAACCTCCTCTCGGTGGGCGCACTCGATTTCGGCCTCATCGTCGATGCCACCGTCATCATGGTGGAGAACATCTTCCGCCATCTCGCCGAGCGGCACGAGGCGCCGGCCGGGGTCGACGAGGAACAGGGCCGGCTCGGCACCATCCTCACCGCCGCGGCGGAGGTGGTCGGCCCGATCTTCTTCTCCTCGGCCATCATCATCGTCGGCTTCCTGCCGCTCTTCATGCTGTCGGGCGTCGAGGGCCACATCTTCTCGCCAATGGCGAAGACCTACGCCTATGCCCTCGCCGGGGGCCTCTTCGCCACCTTCACCGTCACCCCGGCGCTCTCCGCCGTCCTCCTGAAGGGTCACCTGTCGGAGACCGAGACCTTCGCGGTGCGGGCGATCCGCCGCGTCTATGAGCCGATGCTCGAGACGATCATCCGCGGCCGGCTGCTCGTCATCGCCGCGGCGGTGATGCTGCTGGTCGTCGCGGCCATCGGCGCGCGGATGCTCGGCCTCGAATTCCTGCCGAAGCTGGAGGAGGGCAACATGTGGGTGCGCGCCACCTTCCAGCCGACCATCTCGCTGCAGGAGGGCAACGCCTATGTGAACCGCATGCGGCGCATCATCGCCGACGTCCCGGAGGTGCAGACGGCAATCTCCCAGCAGGGCCGCCCCGACGACGGCACCGATGTCGCCGGCTTCAACAATGCCGAGGTCTTCGTGCCGCTGAAGCCCTTCGAGCAGTGGCGTCCGGGCATGACCAAGCCGAAGCTGATCGAGGAGATCAATGCGAAGCTGTCGGACGCCCTGCCCGGCGTATCCTTCAACTTCTCGCAGTATCTCGAGGACAATGTCGCGGAGGCCGCCTCGGGCGTGAAGGGCGAGAACTCGATCAAGCTCTTTGGCAACGACCTGCAGCAGCTGAGCCGCACGGCGCGCGAGATCCGCGATGCCATCCGCGACGTGCCGGGCGTGCAGGACCTCGCCATCTTCAACATCCTCGGGCAGCCCACCGTCGAGATCGAGGTCGACCGCGAGAAGGCCGGGCGCTTCGGCCTCCAGCCCGGCGACATCAACACCGCGATCAAGACGGCGATCGCCGGCGACACGCCCGGCGCCCTGTTCGAGCGCGGCTCCGACCGCCGCTTCCCCATCTATGTGCGCCTGGCCGAGCGCTACCGGGCGAGCCCCGAGGCCATCGGCGAACTGCGCATCGGCGCCAGCGACGGCAATGGCGGCACGATGCAGATCCCACTGCGCGAGGTCGCAACCGTCCGCCTCGTCTCCGGCCCCTCGACCATCTACCGCGAGGGCCAGCAGCGCTACATCCCCATCAAGTTCTCCGTCCGCGGCCGCGACCTCGGCAGCACCGTGCTGGAGGCGCAGCAGCGGGTGGCGAGCCAGGTGAACCTGCCCTTCGGCTCCCGCCTCGAATGGGTCGGCGAGTTCGGCAACCTCCAGGACGCCATCGCCCGCCTCCAGGTCATCGTCCCCATCACCATCCTGCTCATCGCCCTGTTGCTCTATGCCCATTTCGGCTCGCTGACCGACACGCTGCTGGCGCTCAGCGTCATCCCGCTGGCGCTCGTCGGCGGCATCCTGGCGCTCGCCGTCACCGGCACGCCCTTCGGCGTCTCGGCGGCCATCGGCTTCATCGCCCTGTTCGGCATCTCGGTGATGGAGGGCATCCTGGTGATCGTCTATTTCAACGCCATGGTCGACCAGGGCCTCGCCATCCATGCCGCGGTGATCGAGGCCTGCCGGGTGCGCCTGCGCCCCGTCCTGATGACCTGCGTCGCCGCCTGCGTCGGCCTCCTGCCCGCCGCCATGTCGACGGGCATCGGCAGCCAGGTGCAGCGCCCGCTCGCCTTCGTCGTGGTCGGCGGGATCATCCTCGCGCCGGTGCTGATCCTGCTCATCCTCCCCGCCCTCATCGCCGTCTTCTCGCGCCGCAAGCCGGCCGCGGTGAAGGAAGGCGCCGGTGCGGTGGTCGTTCGCCCGGCCCATTGATGCCGGGGGCCTGGCGGCGGCATCATCGTCGGGGCCGGGAGGCCGGAGCGACAATGAGGATGGCATGAGGGTGCTGGTCGTCGAGGACGAGGCGCGGATCGCCGACGACATCCGCGCGGCGCTGGAGGCGGCGGGCTTCGCCGCCGAGATCGCCGCCGACGGCGAGGACGGCTGGTACCGCGCCGACAGCGAGGATTTCCAGGTCGTGGTCCTCGACCTCGGCCTGCCGCGCCTCGACGGGCTCACCGCGCTGCGCCGCTGGCGGGCCGACGGGCGCACCATGCCGGTCATCGTGCTGACCGCCCGCGACGGCTGGCGGGAAAAGGTCGAGGTCATCAATGCCGGCGCGGACGACTACCTGACCAAGCCCTTCCACGTGGAGGAGCTCGTCGCCCGCGTCCGGGCGCTGGCCCGCCGCGCCGCCGGCCAGGCCGGTCCCATCGTCAAGGTGGCAGGGCTCGAGATCGACACCCGCAGCCGCACCGTCAGCATCGAGGGGCGGCCGGTCGCGCTCACCGCCTTCGAATATCGGCTGCTCAACCACCTCGCCTCCCATGCCGGGCGCATCGTCTCGCAGGCCGAGCTGACCCTCGCCATCCACGGCCAGGACAAGGAGCACGATTCCAACGCGCTGGAGGTCATGGTGGCGCGGCTGCGCAAGAAGATCGGCGGCGTCATCCAGACGAGGCGCGGCCACGGCTACGTCATCGACACCGCCGTCGGGTCCGGCCGATGACCCGCTCCATCCGCGTCCGCTTCGCCTGGGCCGCCGTCGTCGCCATCGCCGTGGCCCTGGTGATTGCCGGCGTCGCGGTGAGCCTCATCTTCGAGAGCACCCTGCGCTCGCGCGCCGCGGCCGAGATCGGCGATGACCTCGCCGCCCTCGCCCGCAGCGTCACCACCGGTCCCGACGGCCGGCTCAAGGTCGACATCGTCCTCTCCGACCGGCGCTTCACCCTGCCGCTCAGCGGCTTCTACTGGCAGGTCGGCCGCACCGATGTGGAGGTCGCCTCGACCTCGCTGGGCGCCTTCCGCTTCCCCTTCCGCGCCCGCCTGCCCGCCCCCGAAGAGGTCGTCGTCTATGAGCGGGAGGGGCCGCAGGGCCGCGGCATCATGGTGTTCGAGCGGCTGGCGACAAATCCCGTCGCCGGCGGTGAGCCGGTCCGCGTCGCGGTCGGCCTCGACCACAGCGAGCTGGACGAGGCCCGCCGCCAGTTCACGCTCTATGCGGCGGCGGCGTTGGCCGTGCTCGGCCTCGCGCTGCTCGCGACGCTCTGGCTCGCCAATGGCGTGACGCTGGCGCCGCTCTCCGCCTTGCGCGACGCGCTGAACCGGGTCCATCGCGGCGAGCGCGACCGCATCGACGGCGACTTTCCCGAGGAGGTTCAGCCGCTGGTCGACGACCTCAACACCCTCCTCTCTACCCGTGACGCCGACCTCGACGCCGCCCGCGCCCGGGCCGGCGACCTTGCCCATGGCCTGAAGACGCCGCTCGCCGTGCTCAGCACGCTGGCCCGGCGGCTGCGCGGAGAGGGGCAGACGGCCATCGCCGACGAGATCGACATCGAGGTCGTCAGGATGAGCCAGCATGTCTCGCGGGAGCTGATGCGTGCGCGCGCCAACATCCGCGCCTTCCGCCGCACCAAGGCGACGCCCGTCCGGCCCATTGTGGATTCGCTGGTCAACGCGTTGGCCGTCCTCTCCGAGGGCCGGACCATCGCCTATGCCGTCGACATGCCCGACGACCTGCAGGTGGCCATGGACGAGACCGACCTCATGGAGGTGCTGGGCAACGTCATGGACAATGCCCGCAAGTGGACGCAAGGCCAGGTGCTGGTCGAGGGCCGCGCCGTCAACGGCTCGGCGACCATCATCAGCATCGAGGATGACGGGCCGGGCCTCCCCGACATCGACACCTTCACCATCGAACGCGGCCGCAGGCTCGACGAACGGATCGACGGGCACGGCCTGGGTCTCGCCATCGTCCGCGACCTTGTCGAGGTTTATGGTGGCGACGTCACATTCGCGCGCTCCCGGTTTGGTGGCCTCAAGGTGGAACTGGCACTCGCTGGCGGTGGCCGGTCGCGCGAAGGTTGACAGGCGGCTCGCCCTGCATGGGGGGACCGGCCGACAGGTAACATCCATGGATCTGGTCTGCGCCGCGGTCCGCCGCGACGCCCGGTCATCCGCTATTGTTTGAAGCGGTTGATGGCAGGAGGCGACGACAAGGATGGGGCCATCCGTTCGTCCTGACTTTCGCTCGGCGCCTTAATCTTGGCAGGAGTAACTCCGGCGCAGCCGCAGGCAATCTGGCTGAAGACCTGGGCGCAGCTGACCGCGCCCGGTTGCGCGGTCTATTCCAACTCGTCGAATGCCCAGGGCATGGTCGGCCTGAACTTCTCCAACCTGTCCGCCCAGGTCATCTGCTCGGCTGGCGGAAAAGTCGGTGCCAAGGCCAATTTCACCCCCGATCCCATCACGAATTGCCCGCAACTGCGCGACCCGCTCGCCTCCCGTCCACCGCCCGCCGTCGGCGGCTGCAACCAGCGCAACATAGTCATCTCGGGAGGGAGCACCACGCTGAGGCCCGGCGTCTATTGCGGTGGCTTAAGGATCACCCAGGGGGCCAATGTGCGCCTTGCGCCCGGCGAATACGTCAGCAAGGACGGTTCCCTCTGGATCGACGGCGGCGCCTCGCTCAGCGGGACCTATGTCGGCTTCTACCTGACAGTGGCGGGCAGCACGATCAACTTCGCGGCTCGCAGCTCCATCAGCCTCTCCGCGCCCCGCGACGGAGCGCTGGCCTCCCTGCTGTTCGTCGAGGACCGGGCCGCCGCGGTCGGCCGCCGCCACCTCATCAGCAGCGATGACGCGCGCATGCTGCTCGGGACGATCTACCTGCCCAACGGCCGCCTCAGGGTCGATGCCAACAAGCCCGTGGCCGACCAGTCGGCCTACACGATTATCGTCACGCGCTGGATGGGGCTCGACGCCGGGCCGAACCTCGTGATGACCGCCCGCTATGGGGCGACCGACGTGCGGGTGCCGACCTCGATCGGCGTCGTCGGGACACAGGTCCAGCTGGCTGAGTAGGCGTCTGTTTTTAAAGATGAGGCGTTCCCGATGCTGTCGAGGCGTGCGATCAGCCAGCCAGCATCGGTTTGGCGCCGCACAAGCGGAGCCCGGTTTCTTCGATCGAAGCCGACATTGTGCACGACTTCGGCACCTTGAATGGAAGCAACGATTTTGGCATGCGAGGGTATATGCGCCGGACATTTGCAGTAGGACACCATAAGACAGATCAATGCCCCCCGCGGCGGTGCATAATTCTTGATTTCTGCCGAAGCCGCCCGAGCCCATAGCAGACATTTTCAGCTTCCGCTTCGGGCGCAGAAACTGCTGGCCTCTGCGTCAACTTCGCTCCTCCATTGCACACTCTGGCCTCCTAGATTGCAGCGGACATTGAGGGTGGCACCCCACGCTCCTCGAGTGCCACCCGATGTGGAGTGACCTTCACAGCCGCCATACTGAAGCGAACCGGAATTTGCCCTGCGTCGGTGTCGGAACGGGGATGATCGGTTCTGGTATGTGCAGCTAGACCAGCCAAGAGCGTCGCGGTTTTTCCCGATTGAGTTTTCTAGGGCTGCCTTCGGAAACACTGATCACCCCCGGCTTCTGAGGAAGCGCCCAGGGCCAACGGCCGCTTGTGATGGATCAGACAATTTGGTCTTGCGCTGCTTGCTGGATGCGCCTTCCGCCTGAGATCTCACCATCTGTTAGGGAGGGCCACCTCATGTTCTTGATGGGCTGGCTCCAACGCGATCGCCGGGCTGGTGGCTTAGCGGTACGAAGCCGAGGGCCTGATTGAGACGGGATTCCGCGAGACCAAGCGAAGTCGCTGCCTCAGCTGAGGCACGGGCGGCCTCCAGTTGCAGCTGTTGAATGCGGAATAAGTCAAGCGCACTGAGGGCGCCGCTTCGAAAAGCGGTTCGCGCTATCGCGAGCTGCTCGTTGGCAAGACTGAGGCGTGTACGGGCCAGGCCGGCGATTTGACGGGCTGAGTCGCGCGCAGCGACTGCTGCCGCAATTCCGGCATCAATTCGGCGGCGCTCGGCAGCAAGGTTAGCCTCTGCCTCGGTAAGGCCAGCACGTGCTTCAGCTCGGCGCGGCGCATTTCGAGCTTCGGTAGCCAAGGGTATGCGCACACGAATGCCCGTTGTTTCCGCGCTTCCACCAGCGCCTGCCTCCGTACGGCCGAAGAGCCCAATCTCAGGATTCTCGATCGGCGTAGCCTTGACCAGTCGCATTTGAGCGCTTGCCCGGGCAACGGATGCTCGGGCCGCATCAGTTGCCGGATGGTCATCTGAGTTACGGCGAGGGACGGCCCGCTCGAGCACCCCGGTGGGTATTCCACCGGCGGTGAGTACCGAATAGGCCGTTCGCGATGCCTTGGCAGCAGCATCGGCTTCACGCAACGCTTGTTCCGCCGCTGCGACCTCGCCACGTGCAAGGAGATCGTCAGCGGGCGCCGACGTTCCCGCCGTGATGCGGGCGGCTTGGTCTCGCTGGATATCTCGGGCGGTTGCGAGGCGATCTCGGGCAAGGCGCCAATCGCGCTCAGTTCGAACTGCCTGCCACCACGCTTCACGGACCGCACCAGCGACTTCAAGCCGCCGCAGTCTCAGCCTCTGGTCGATCTCGGCTAGCGACGAGGTGACCACTCCGCCAAGAGCCTCGCGCTGGCCCGGAAGCCATATTGGCACGCTGCCCCCGACCTCAAATTCACGGCTCACTCCAGGACCACGCGTGTTGGACCGAATACTGCCTTCGATAACGGGTGAACCGGCGATGGGCGAAGCGACCGTTACTCCGCGTGCGGCGGCAGCTTCGCGTTGAGCCGCTAGCGTGCGGAACACAGGGTCAATTGAAAGAGCCTGTGTAAGGTGCCGCGAGAGGATCTCGGCACGAGCGGTAGCTGGTGTGAACATCAGCAGTGCCAGTAGCGGTGCTAGGGTGACTCGGAACATACAGCGCATCCTTTAGGCAGTATCGAATTGGCTAATCGCGCCTTACTTGCCCGTCACGGTAGAGGCCCAGCAGGAGCAAGGGGGGAGCCTAGCGTCGAGGCCAGGGATACGGACTTGCCATCCGTGTCGTGGTGCACCGATGTGGCTGAAGCGCTGCAACCGCTCTCCGGGGCCGCGAGCCGCGCGTCATGCGCGGCCTTCTCCGCCGGCGCGCAGCCGAACCGCTCGTAGAGGATCGGCAGCAGGACGAGCGTCAGCAGCGTCGCGGTGAACAGGCCGCCGATGACCACGATGGCCAGAGGCCGCTGGATCTCGGCGCCTGGTCCGGTCGCGAACAGGAAAGGCACCAGTCCAAGCGCCGCGATGGTGGCGGTCAGAGCCACCGGACGCAGGCGCCGGCGGGCGCCTTCCAGCACCGAGTCGCGGAAGGTGAGCGTCCCGCGTGCCACGACCTCGTTGATGTAGGAGACGAGGACGACGCCGTTGAGCACCGCGATGCCGATCAGCGCGATGAAGCCGACCGAGGCGGGGACCGAGAGGAATTCGCCGGAGGCCCAGAGCGCCACGATGCCGCCGATACTGGCGAAGGGCACGATGCAGAACACCAGCAGCGCCTGACGGAGCGAGCCGAAGGTCATGTAGAGCAGCAGGAAGATCACGCCGAGCGCGATCGGCACGACGATGGCGAGGCGGGCCGAGGCGCGCTGCTGGTTCTCGAACTGGCCGCCCCAGTCCAGCGTGTAGGCCGCGGGGATGCGCACCGAGGAGGCAACCGCAGCCTCGGCATCGGCGACGAAGGAGACGAGGTCGCGGCCGCGGACATTGGCGAGCACGGTGGCAAAGC
This window contains:
- a CDS encoding efflux RND transporter permease subunit, producing the protein IRQVLDAMPGISYAFAQPIDMRVQEMIIGARGDVVLKVFGDDIDELNRIAAEAAARIRALPGAADVFAMRNGGMKYLTVSIDRLKAGRLGLNATEVQEAIRVWVDGRRLGIVLEGTVRTPLVLRGEQALRESAADLERVQLVTPTGGTVELGQVAEIRLEDGPIQVTREQGQRFATVLANVRGRDLVSFVADAEAAVASSVRIPAAYTLDWGGQFENQQRASARLAIVVPIALGVIFLLLYMTFGSLRQALLVFCIVPFASIGGIVALWASGEFLSVPASVGFIALIGIAVLNGVVLVSYINEVVARGTLTFRDSVLEGARRRLRPVALTATIAALGLVPFLFATGPGAEIQRPLAIVVIGGLFTATLLTLVLLPILYERFGCAPAEKAAHDARLAAPESGCSASATSVHHDTDGKSVSLASTLGSPLAPAGPLP